TTTGCCACAGAAACGGGCTTTTTCTGCGATTTTTCTATAGAAGATTCCTTACCCTTACTTTCAGCAATGGCTTGAGCGGTCAATTTCCCTGATAACACTGCCCCTTCCATGCTTGCTAAATATTTTTGCATTGTATAATCTCCTGTCAAATAAAAATTAGAAATGGGCGTTTCTTGGGAGGGGCGATAGGCTTGGCGGCCAGCTGTTGCTTTATACACTGATCGCGGTGTTTTCACCACATGATATTTTAAGAGTTGAGCAGGGTTATCTCCTGTAAAATGTTTGGGAAATAGGGTTTTTAGCTCTTTCATGGTCGCTTCAATAATTTCCTCTTCCGATTTGGCGATCCAATCTTTTGCCGGAGCTAGCACTAACTCTAGCATGGAGCGATCCGCATTTTCATAACCCCGACAAGTATTACTCATATCCGCATACACACTTAACAAGTCGGAACGAGAAAAGAGTAAATGGTCAATATCAGTTAATTTGCGATCAAACCAGAGATGTAGATTAATCACAGGAACGCCCTCTAACCCCTCTAACTGCTTAAAGAACTCCATTTCTGTCCAAGACTGAGGAAGCATTAACTTCAGGGGATCAACAGGCATCGCAGACACATAAGCATCTGCTGTGAGCATTTCATCCTCTGCCCCATTTAAGCCTCGAATTAAATACCCTTTGACACTGTTATCCTCATTAAGCACAATTTCCTTTAAGGGAGCATTTAAACGAACTTCTCCACCACGCTCGGTGATATAATCCACCATAGGCTGACAAAGACGCTCAGTGGGAGATCCATCTAAGAATGCCATTTTTGAGCCATTTTTCTCTTGCAAGAAACGATTTAAAGCAGTGAGAAGAATCGTGGCGGAAATCTCATTGGGGTTAATAAAGTTTAAGGCTTTCGACATCGCGATAAAAACTTCTTTTTCCACCCGTTTCGGCATATTTTGCCGTTCCATCCACTCTGACCAAGTATAGCGATCCATGGCTTCTACATAGCCCTGTCCGCGCAACATGGCTGGAATTAAACCAATGCCAAAGCGAATTTTTTCGGGCCAAGAGAGCATATCATTATTACGGAGAATCGCCACCACACCGTTGAGGGGAGCCGGGAGATTAGGAAAATCAAAGCGAGAGTAAGTGCCTGGTTTTTCAGGACGATTGAAGATCATGGTGTGTTCTTTCCATTGCAAACGATCTTCAATATCCAATTCCTTAAAAAGGTTTAGCATATTGGGATATGCGCCAAAAAAAATGTGCAATCCCGTTTCGTACCAGTCGCCATCTTCATCTTGCCAAGCGGCGACTTTTCCCCCTAAAACATTTTCCCGTTCCAGGACAATCGGTGTATGTCCCGCATCAACTAAATATTTGGCACAGGAAAGCCCCGCTAACCCTGCTCCTGCAATTATCACCCGCATGGTTCTTTTACTGAGTTAAGTTTCCACTCTCATTATACTTTGCATTTCGTTACAGTCGAACCAAGATCCCACAAGCTGGGATTAACACATTCTTCCCTTATTCTTTAGTTGTCTAGCCCGTTGAGTCATTTCCTCCCAATTTTCGGCTTCAATGAGAGAGTTTGGAAATAGTTGTGAGGATAAACCGACAGCAGTTGCCCCTGCATTAATAAAGTCTTTGGCATTTTCTAGAGTGACTCCACCTGTGGGGATTAGCGGAATATTGCCCATGGGTCCTTGTAGGCTTTTAATATAGCTTACGCCCCCTAGTGCTTGTGCGGGAAATACTTTCACTGCGGTTGCCCCACTTTGCCAGGCAGTAATAATTTCTGTGGGGGATAAAGCCCCTGGAATAATGGGAATGTTGGCTTCTAAGGCTCTGGTAATGAGTTGGGAGTTAACATGAGGGGAAAAGACAAATTGCGCCCCCTGCGCGATCGCGCTTTCTAATTCTTCTATTGTTAAGATAGTTCCGGTGCCAATTATACAATTAGGCAGTTCTTCCCGTAATTCAGAAATTAAACGTTCTGGTTGATCACTATTCCAAGTAACCTCAATTAGCCGAATTCCACCACGACTCATGGCGTGAGCCAGTTTTTTTCCTAAGGAGTGGGGAACAGCTCGAATTACCGCAATTACCTGTTCTTCCTTAAACGTTTCTAGGGCAATTTTACTCATGATTATTTCTGATTCAAAAATCTTCACCAATCACAATTAACCGATCGCGCTCATCAAACTGAATCGGCGTTGATTTTACAGGATTAATTACAATCCCATATCCTTTAAACTCTTGAGTTGCTAAACTGGAACAACGATAACCTATAGCAATTTCTCCTTTCTTTTGCGCTGATTTCATTAATGTATAGAAAGAAACTGGCTCTCGTAATTGGATATAATTGGAAATCGGTTTTAAATAAATTTCACAGCCATTTGGTTCGAGTAATTCATTAATCACATCACTACATAACGGATTTTCCGCAATTTGGGAGATCATCAAACTAGTTAAGCGATCACTGACAATAAAATCATCTACTTGCGCGATCGTTGCTAACTGTTGGTTCCGACTATCCATCATTTCACTGGTAATAGAAAAAGGATAACCTCCTTCTTTTGCAATTTGGCGTAAATGAAGTAGAGAAGTGAGGGTAATTCCATCTGCTTCTTCAGCATCTAATTCATCAGAATAAGCCAAAAGAATAATATGATCAATAATTTGCAAGGGCAAACGATTTAACAATTGCCGATCGGTAATATCTCCCTTTTGAAATAAAACACTGAGGTTTTGTAATCGTCTTAATTTCGGGCTAAACTGATGAGCACTTGCGGTTTCCTCAGTAATGACAGTGGCTACAGAACCGAGTGTCACATAAGCATCTAATTTCTGAATAATCGTTTCTGCTTGTTCATTCCACCCTAAAATCAAGAATTTCTCAGGTTTTTTCTCCACATTTCGATTACTTAAAAATTTATAGGAAAACTTAATTCGCTCTCGATTTTCCCATAGCTGAATATCCCGAAAGCTCTCCGAAATAACAATAATTTTATCTCCTTCTTCTAAGATAGTATCAGGAGACGGTTTTAAGCAAGGATCACCATCTTTAGGACAATAGCCAATCACAATCGCATTTTTATAAGCAAAAATTGTCTCAGAAAAAGTAGCTCCCGCTAAAGTCGTAACAGAATCAAAATAAATCTCATTCCCCGCAAAAGATAATAACTCTAAATAGACTCTCGATAATCCAGGCTGGCGACAGATTTGAGCAATTACCCGAGCAATAAAATCTCCTGTTAAA
This window of the Euhalothece natronophila Z-M001 genome carries:
- a CDS encoding CASTOR/POLLUX-related putative ion channel; the encoded protein is MNNPPWRERLRYAFDNLLSRGSIALLGWLIIIGAIVVLTVSFITWETGYASQPTLADQIWSFLITTLISWDPTEGLPWPTRVSMLILILFNLFTVSIIIGVIVAGIEGKLYQLRRGRSQVLESDHIVILGWSTQIFPILSELLLIDDERIPVTVIILGDKDKVEMEEEIRNRIKKTRRLKVICRQGVATDLFDLKITNLDRAKSIIILPPEESDHPDTSVIKTLLALSNNPERREEPYRIVTEIQNPKNLQIAETVGKDRVEFVLTGDFIARVIAQICRQPGLSRVYLELLSFAGNEIYFDSVTTLAGATFSETIFAYKNAIVIGYCPKDGDPCLKPSPDTILEEGDKIIVISESFRDIQLWENRERIKFSYKFLSNRNVEKKPEKFLILGWNEQAETIIQKLDAYVTLGSVATVITEETASAHQFSPKLRRLQNLSVLFQKGDITDRQLLNRLPLQIIDHIILLAYSDELDAEEADGITLTSLLHLRQIAKEGGYPFSITSEMMDSRNQQLATIAQVDDFIVSDRLTSLMISQIAENPLCSDVINELLEPNGCEIYLKPISNYIQLREPVSFYTLMKSAQKKGEIAIGYRCSSLATQEFKGYGIVINPVKSTPIQFDERDRLIVIGEDF
- a CDS encoding bifunctional 4-hydroxy-2-oxoglutarate aldolase/2-dehydro-3-deoxy-phosphogluconate aldolase, which encodes MSKIALETFKEEQVIAVIRAVPHSLGKKLAHAMSRGGIRLIEVTWNSDQPERLISELREELPNCIIGTGTILTIEELESAIAQGAQFVFSPHVNSQLITRALEANIPIIPGALSPTEIITAWQSGATAVKVFPAQALGGVSYIKSLQGPMGNIPLIPTGGVTLENAKDFINAGATAVGLSSQLFPNSLIEAENWEEMTQRARQLKNKGRMC
- the pds gene encoding 15-cis-phytoene desaturase, coding for MRVIIAGAGLAGLSCAKYLVDAGHTPIVLERENVLGGKVAAWQDEDGDWYETGLHIFFGAYPNMLNLFKELDIEDRLQWKEHTMIFNRPEKPGTYSRFDFPNLPAPLNGVVAILRNNDMLSWPEKIRFGIGLIPAMLRGQGYVEAMDRYTWSEWMERQNMPKRVEKEVFIAMSKALNFINPNEISATILLTALNRFLQEKNGSKMAFLDGSPTERLCQPMVDYITERGGEVRLNAPLKEIVLNEDNSVKGYLIRGLNGAEDEMLTADAYVSAMPVDPLKLMLPQSWTEMEFFKQLEGLEGVPVINLHLWFDRKLTDIDHLLFSRSDLLSVYADMSNTCRGYENADRSMLELVLAPAKDWIAKSEEEIIEATMKELKTLFPKHFTGDNPAQLLKYHVVKTPRSVYKATAGRQAYRPSQETPISNFYLTGDYTMQKYLASMEGAVLSGKLTAQAIAESKGKESSIEKSQKKPVSVAK